The Triticum dicoccoides isolate Atlit2015 ecotype Zavitan chromosome 6A, WEW_v2.0, whole genome shotgun sequence genome has a window encoding:
- the LOC119314848 gene encoding probable E3 ubiquitin-protein ligase ATL44, producing the protein MRTPASLVHSSSSTAAAAPNPAASSSSSAPAAMISIDPNMVVILAALLCALVCLAALALVARCTCRHARRSSPFAGNSITMTLPLPPRGLKKKAIDALPVTAVKEGHQLEEQCAICLADLAAGEELRVLPRCGHSFHVACVDAWLRAHATCPSCRATIVDSSTSSSSPPSPLLPAPGRCRRCGAACDGDSVATSASADTDGSSFLP; encoded by the coding sequence ATGCGAACTCCAGCGAGCCTTGTCCACTCTAGCTCTagcaccgccgccgctgcccccaACCCAGCTGCCTCCTCATCTTCGTCGGCGCCGGCGGCCATGATCTCCATCGACCCCAACATGGTCGTCATCCTGGCCGCCCTCCTCTGCGCGCTCGTctgcctcgccgccctcgccctcgTCGCGCGCTGCACCTGCCGTCATGCCCGCCGCTCTTCACCGTTCGCCGGCAATAGCATCACCATGACCTTGCCTCTTCCTCCCCGAGGCCTGAAGAAGAAggccatcgacgcgctccccgtcacaGCAGTGAAAGAAGGGCATCAGCTGGAGGAGCAGTGCGCCATCTGCCTGGCCGACCTGGCCGCCGGGGaggagctccgggtgctgccgcgGTGCGGCCACTCCTTCCACGTCGCCTGCGTCGACGCCTGGCTCCGTGCTCACGCCACCTGCCCCTCCTGCCGCGCCACCATCGTCGACTCGTCAACCTCCTCGTCCTCACCGCCATCACCGCTGCTCCCGGCCCCGGGCCGGTGCCGGAGGTGCGGAGCGGCCTGTGACGGCGACAGCGTGGCCACTTCTGCTTCTGCTGATACGGACGGGAGCAGCTTCTTGCCGTAG